In Maridesulfovibrio sp., a single genomic region encodes these proteins:
- the pseF gene encoding pseudaminic acid cytidylyltransferase has protein sequence MQIAIIPARGGSKRIPGKNIKPFLGKPLIAYAIEAARESGFFDHIIVSTDSEEYAEVSRSYGAETPFMRPAELADDFVATQPVVDHALNWIRSNWGEVERYCQFYANPFVTPGNIRGGYELMREKRANCVLGVTEFPYPVLRAFKHNEQGGVEYAFPEYSQSRSQDLPVFFHDAAQFYWHELTDLPPDREYSLALPYFLPRHMVVDIDTPEDWRIAEKIYAAFEL, from the coding sequence ATGCAGATTGCAATCATACCGGCACGGGGAGGCAGTAAACGCATCCCCGGAAAAAACATAAAACCGTTTCTGGGAAAGCCGCTTATCGCATACGCCATCGAGGCCGCCCGCGAAAGCGGCTTCTTTGATCACATCATCGTCAGCACGGACAGCGAGGAATACGCCGAAGTCTCGCGCAGCTACGGTGCGGAAACCCCGTTCATGCGCCCGGCGGAACTGGCGGATGATTTTGTGGCCACCCAGCCGGTGGTGGACCATGCCCTGAACTGGATAAGGTCCAACTGGGGCGAGGTCGAACGGTATTGTCAGTTCTACGCCAACCCCTTTGTCACCCCGGGAAATATCCGGGGCGGATACGAACTCATGCGCGAAAAAAGGGCGAACTGCGTGCTCGGCGTCACGGAATTTCCCTACCCGGTACTGCGCGCCTTCAAGCACAATGAGCAAGGCGGCGTGGAATACGCCTTTCCCGAATACAGCCAGAGCAGATCACAGGACCTGCCGGTATTTTTTCATGATGCCGCACAGTTTTACTGGCATGAGCTTACCGACCTGCCGCCGGACCGGGAATACTCTCTGGCCCTGCCCTATTTTCTGCCCCGGCACATGGTCGTGGACATCGATACCCCTGAAGACTGGCGCATAGCCGAAAAAATATACGCGGCATTCGAATTATGA
- a CDS encoding phosphocholine cytidylyltransferase family protein — MKAIILAAGIGSRLSRPFPKSLSVLPYGETILGRQIRIMRELGVREIIVVVGFKMTLIMEQFPEVYYKYNPDYYITNTSKSLLKAVESLDDDILWLNGDVVFEKNVLKNFLAQKEDSLVCVDRKSCGEEEVKYRLDADGYITEISKEVVEAEGEAVGINMIRRKDLPAFTEALRRCEDQDYFEKGLEFIIQEGAKIRPVDIIDHACIEVDFEEDWVSAQKTFLRADQ, encoded by the coding sequence ATGAAAGCAATCATCCTTGCAGCAGGAATCGGCAGCAGGCTCAGCCGTCCTTTTCCCAAGTCACTGTCCGTACTGCCCTACGGTGAAACCATCCTCGGACGCCAGATCAGAATCATGCGCGAACTGGGGGTCAGGGAAATTATTGTCGTGGTCGGCTTCAAAATGACCCTGATCATGGAACAGTTTCCCGAAGTCTATTACAAGTACAACCCCGACTACTACATCACCAACACCTCCAAGAGCCTGCTCAAGGCGGTTGAAAGCCTTGATGACGACATTCTCTGGCTCAACGGGGACGTGGTTTTCGAAAAGAACGTGCTGAAGAACTTCCTGGCACAGAAGGAAGACAGCCTGGTCTGCGTGGACCGCAAGTCCTGCGGAGAGGAAGAGGTCAAGTACAGGCTTGATGCCGACGGCTACATAACCGAAATTTCCAAGGAAGTGGTCGAGGCAGAGGGCGAGGCCGTGGGAATCAACATGATCCGCCGCAAGGACCTGCCCGCGTTCACCGAAGCACTGCGCCGCTGCGAAGATCAGGACTACTTTGAAAAGGGTCTGGAATTCATCATTCAGGAAGGGGCGAAAATCAGACCGGTCGATATCATCGACCACGCCTGTATCGAAGTTGATTTCGAAGAGGACTGGGTTTCCGCACAGAAAACCTTCCTGCGAGCGGATCAGTAA